The following are from one region of the Biomphalaria glabrata chromosome 12, xgBioGlab47.1, whole genome shotgun sequence genome:
- the LOC106057938 gene encoding cilia- and flagella-associated protein 251-like isoform X1 produces MSEAEDYQPTEEENAAENEGDNQDTNLNSSEPFDDTKEEEGEINEDEINVVQITDGGGNPEDQIDNNTNQSGLDDDRLEEEEDIEKRAEENLGEEAEDQEVNENDFEEINDGDAQFDNAPEEQLDEFQSGEVTEVHNDLDNDDELIDQAQTDEEEANEEQNNLDQDEYTELNKESTEMVDNYQNIDENIEGNTFEDHDELYNETMEEHIDGEKTPELGGENDDYLEAEEEDEEKKEFDNNFDDTNLQALREFSEAFANQILIAAQNEEQRARERAELNYSESEKEDVENKGIQSTPTIDIQAEDYNTDQQIEISQEAEDQRTEADNDPSTTSLYEKDDKELPDMNKNANSLGNWGTNSPNNFPSPERSYSSIEGQMSTSALNIVWSFGLNRNVPVLNLSDGVRQAIMYSCAHVGIMYDYKNNKQHILQAHLNPITCSAVSQDKRWLVTGDVGPDAMVNIWDTYTGTPIQTMFDPNPKGGVVAVALTPDSRYLATLSALPIQTLAIWDWTVDGDVPICSADLKPEYGLQNFIAFDSTDVHHLVTNSESQVLFYNWEDSLIKYYAPPLSDSDFNKPVGRYSQSMFQIGIARALTATSIGNLVVWDNNRPLSMMYLKPEIDVWTGLPIMDVNQSADKKPLKIIKVHDKGINVLTNTDNYIVIGDTAGHIKFYDQCLRLIYWYQEFHSGPCTSISFAYMPDFVTVATEGSKYPSDATKQAKPFVIRDFIVGTSIAIYCSINTDGSKIKVIHREHDAAVHALAAHPKLPILAIGSYSGLLKLWNYRTKEVVASKIFEKCHIQCCAFDPKGFYIALGLTNGIVHLVDAVALLEQLKEPFRYAKDTITHITFSHNSQYLATADAGFTITVYKRQRKEGRSPYIWHGRYRSHYKPIKDLLFEIHLDTNQPKLLSLGEDRMLIEYDLNIHGKANKLMPIAFDRIEQAAIPQCMTKYPPITKENFFLTANDQYKLKCYNSTTKMCRKTVLGPTYGSPIRKMMVVPTDKDESRNRFLAYITDDKVGLHFLPATGNPHLAMALIAHPSGVSNLTCSFDGAYLFTAGGPDFAVHMWEINIAALSAQAKLGGEDLVPFYGLLEGGRDGELFAELEELFYYAQLRHQGINSLETRQISNRVPLTEVPYIMRAMGFYPSEQEIEDMLNEIKYDEYVNLGHYQEDIDLGGFIKLYVNHRPAFGLSAEKLLWAFETLAENVEPDKGGVIERGDFLNLLTNKGEHMTEEELTEHLTTLLGFNREGGSCEEEPLESDAAGAFIADTLPFDINAEILINEILGFSMTVDPPAKVDTKDVVKF; encoded by the exons CAGCTGAAAATGAAGGAGATAACCAAGATACTAATTTGAATAGCTCTGAGCCCTTTGATGACACTAAAGAGGaagaaggggaaataaatgAAGATGAAATAAATGTTGTACAAATTACTGATG GTGGAGGTAACCCAGAAGATCAGATTGATAACAATACTAATCAATCAGGTCTTGATGATGACAGGCTAGAGGAAGAAGAGGATATTGAGAAAAGAGCTGAGGAGAACTTGGGAGAAGAGGCAGAAGATCAAG AAGTGAATGAAAATGATTTTGAAGAAATCAATGATGGGGATGCCCAATTTGATAATGCACCTGAAGAACAGCTAGATGAATTTCAAAGTGGGGAAGTTACTGAAGTACATAATGATTTAGATAATGATGATGAACTAATTGATCAGGCCCAAACAGATGAGGAAG AAGCTAATGAAGAGcagaataatctagatcaagatgAATACACTGAACTAAATAAAGAATCAACAGAAATGGTGGATAATTATCAAAATATTGATGAGAATATTGAGGGAAACACATTTGAAGATCATGATGAACTATACAATGAGACCATGGAAGAACATATTGATGGAGAAAAAACACCAGAGCTTGGCGGCGAAAATGATGATTATCTAGAAGCTGAAGAGgaagatgaagaaaaaaaagaatttgataACAATTTTGATGATACAAACTTGCAAGCTCTGAGAGAATTTAGTGAGGCATTTGCTAACCAAATCTTAATTGCTGCTCAAAATGAAG AACAAAGAGCAAGGGAAAGAGCTGAGTTAAATTATTCAGAATCTGAAAAG GAAGATGTTGAAAATAAAGGTATCCAAAGTACACCTACAATTGACATCCAAGCAGAAGATTACAACACAGATCAACAGATTGAAATATCCCAAGAAGCTGAAGATCAAAGAACAGAGGCGGACAATGATCCTTCTACCACCAGTCTTTATGAAAAAGATGATAAA GAGTTGCCAGATATGAACAAAAATGCAA ATTCACTTGGTAATTGG GGAACCAACTCACCAAACAACTTTCCTTCTCCTGAGAGGTCATATTCTAGCATTGAAGGTCAAATGTCCACATCAGCTTTA AACATTGTCTGGTCATTTGGATTGAATCGTAATGTACCTGTCCTGAATCTGAGCGATGGTGTTCGTCAGGCTATCATGTATTCCTGTGCACATGTTGGTATCATGTATGACTACAAAAACAACAAGCAACATATTTTGCAAGCTCAT cTCAACCCAATAACATGTTCTGCTGTATCTCAAGATAAAAGATGGCTAGTAACAGGAGATGTTGGTCCTGATGCAATGGTGAACATTTGGGACACGTACACAGG GACTCCAATACAAACAATGTTTGATCCTAATCCAAAGGGAGGTGTAGTGGCAGTTGCTCTCACACCAGACTCAAGATATTTGGCTACACTTAGTGCATTACCAATACAG ACCTTAGCCATCTGGGACTGGACAGTGGATGGTGATGTGCCTATCTGTTCAGCTGATCTTAAACCAGAATATGGACTTCAGAACTTCATTGCATTTGATTCAACAGATGTTCACCATTTAGTTACCAACAGTGAAAGTCAGGTGCTATTTTATAACTGG gaAGACAGCTTAATTAAGTATTATGCACCACCACTTAGTGACAGTGATTTCAACAAACCTGTCGGTCGCTATAGCCAATCCATGTTTCAAATTGGAATAGCAAGGGCTTTAACCGCTACCTCTATTGGAAACTTGGTTGTTTGGGATAACAACAGACCCTTGTCAATGA tGTACCTTAAACCAGAAATTGATGTGTGGACAGGACTACCTA TCATGGATGTCAACCAAAGTGCCGACAAAAAGCCTTTAAAGATTATCAAAGTTCATGACAAAGGAATCAATGTTCTAACAAATACTGACAA ttatattgTAATTGGCGATACAGCAGGTCATATCAAGTTCTATGATCAGTGCCTGCGTCTCATTTATTG GTATCAAGAATTTCATTCTGGTCCATGTACATCGATTTCTTTTGCCTATATGCCAGATTTTGTCACAGT AGCTACAGAGGGCAGTAAATATCCTTCAGATGCCACAAAGCAAGCCAAACCTTTTGTGATTAGAGATTTCATTGTAGGAACCTCAATTGCAATTTACTGCAGTATCAACACAGATGGATCCAAAATCAAAGTCATCCATAGAGAGCATGATGCTGCAGTGCATGCTTTGGCTGCCCATCCAAAATT ACCCATTCTGGCTATCGGCAGTTACTCTGGTTTACTGAAACTCTGGAACTATAGAACAAA AGAAGTCGTGGCTTCAAAGATATTTGAAAAATGTCACATTCAGTGCTGTGCTTTTGACCCAAAAGGATTTTATATAG CTTTAGGCTTAACAAATGGAATAGTTCATCTTGTGGACGCAGTTGCTTTGTTGGAACAACTTAAAGAACCTTTCAGATATGCCAAAGATACAATTACACACATCACTTTCAGCCATAATTCACAATATTTGGCAACAGCA gaTGCTGGCTTTACAATAACTGTTTATAAAAGACAGCGTAAAGAAGGACGTAGTCCATATATATGGCATGGCCGGTATAGGTCTCATTATAAACCTATCAAGGATTTACTTTTTGAAATTCATCTGGATACAAACCAGCCTAAACTCTTGTCTTTAGGAGAAGACAGAATGctt ATTGAGTATGATCTAAATATTCACGGCAAAGCCAATAAGTTGATGCCTATTGCCTTTGACAGAATAGAGCAGGCTGCCATCCCACAGTGCATGACTAAATACCCACCAATTACAAAAGAGAATTTCTTCCTAACTGCAAATGATCAG TACAAATTGAAATGTTATAACAGCACAACAAAGATGTGCAGAAAAACTGTCTTGGGACCAACATATGGCTCTCCTATAAGAAA AATGATGGTTGTTCCTACTGACAAGGATGAGAGTAGAAATAGATTTTTGGCTTACATCACTGATGATAAAGTTGGACTCCATTTTCTGCCAGCCACTGGCAATCCACATTTGGCAATGGCTTTGATTGCGCATCCTAGTGGT gTGTCCAACCTGACTTGTAGTTTTGATGGTGCTTACCTGTTTACTGCTGGAGGACCAGACTTTGCTGTTCATATGTGGGAAATCAATATTGC AGCTTTAAGTGCACAGGCCAAATTGGGAGGTGAAGATTTAGTTCCTTTCTATGGCCTTTTGGAAGGAGGACGAGATGGAGAACTATTTGCAGAACTGGAAGAGTTGTTTTATTATGCTCAACTGAGACA CCAAGGTATCAATTCTTTGGAAACAAGGCAAATCAGTAACAGAGTACCCCTCACTGAAGTGCCCTACATTATGAGAGCTATGGGATTTTACCCATCAGAACAGGAA ATTGAAGACATGTTGAATGAAATTAAGTATGATGAATATGTTAACTTAGGACACTACCAGGAGGATATTGACCTTGGAGGTTTTATTAAAC TCTATGTGAACCACAGACCTGCTTTTGGTTTATCTGCTGAGAAACTACTGTGGGCCTTCGAAACACTGGCAGAAAATGTTGAGCCTGATAAAGGTGGAGTCATTGAAAGAGGAGATTTTCTCAACCTGTTGACTAATAAAG GTGAGCACATGACAGAAGAGGAATTAACAGAGCACCTGACAACACTTCTGGGGTTTAACAGAGAGGGGGGCTCCTGTGAGGAGGAGCCATTGGAGTCTGATGCAGCAGGTGCTTTCATAGCAGACACTCTCCCATTTGATATCAATGCTGAAATTTTAATCAATGAAATACTTGGATTCTCCATGACAGTTGACCCACCAGCCAAAGTGGACACAAAAGATGTAGTTAAATTTTGA
- the LOC106057938 gene encoding cilia- and flagella-associated protein 251-like isoform X4, whose product MSEAEDYQPTEEENAAENEGDNQDTNLNSSEPFDDTKEEEGEINEDEINVVQITDGGGNPEDQIDNNTNQSGLDDDRLEEEEDIEKRAEENLGEEAEDQEVNENDFEEINDGDAQFDNAPEEQLDEFQSGEVTEVHNDLDNDDELIDQAQTDEEEANEEQNNLDQDEYTELNKESTEMVDNYQNIDENIEGNTFEDHDELYNETMEEHIDGEKTPELGGENDDYLEAEEEDEEKKEFDNNFDDTNLQALREFSEAFANQILIAAQNEEQRARERAELNYSESEKEDVENKGIQSTPTIDIQAEDYNTDQQIEISQEAEDQRTEADNDPSTTSLYEKDDKELPDMNKNANSLGNWGTNSPNNFPSPERSYSSIEGQMSTSALNIVWSFGLNRNVPVLNLSDGVRQAIMYSCAHVGIMYDYKNNKQHILQAHLNPITCSAVSQDKRWLVTGDVGPDAMVNIWDTYTGTPIQTMFDPNPKGGVVAVALTPDSRYLATLSALPIQTLAIWDWTVDGDVPICSADLKPEYGLQNFIAFDSTDVHHLVTNSESQVLFYNWEDSLIKYYAPPLSDSDFNKPVGRYSQSMFQIGIARALTATSIGNLVVWDNNRPLSMIMDVNQSADKKPLKIIKVHDKGINVLTNTDNYIVIGDTAGHIKFYDQCLRLIYWYQEFHSGPCTSISFAYMPDFVTVATEGSKYPSDATKQAKPFVIRDFIVGTSIAIYCSINTDGSKIKVIHREHDAAVHALAAHPKLPILAIGSYSGLLKLWNYRTKEVVASKIFEKCHIQCCAFDPKGFYIALGLTNGIVHLVDAVALLEQLKEPFRYAKDTITHITFSHNSQYLATADAGFTITVYKRQRKEGRSPYIWHGRYRSHYKPIKDLLFEIHLDTNQPKLLSLGEDRMLIEYDLNIHGKANKLMPIAFDRIEQAAIPQCMTKYPPITKENFFLTANDQYKLKCYNSTTKMCRKTVLGPTYGSPIRKMMVVPTDKDESRNRFLAYITDDKVGLHFLPATGNPHLAMALIAHPSGVSNLTCSFDGAYLFTAGGPDFAVHMWEINIAALSAQAKLGGEDLVPFYGLLEGGRDGELFAELEELFYYAQLRHQGINSLETRQISNRVPLTEVPYIMRAMGFYPSEQEIEDMLNEIKYDEYVNLGHYQEDIDLGGFIKLYVNHRPAFGLSAEKLLWAFETLAENVEPDKGGVIERGDFLNLLTNKGEHMTEEELTEHLTTLLGFNREGGSCEEEPLESDAAGAFIADTLPFDINAEILINEILGFSMTVDPPAKVDTKDVVKF is encoded by the exons CAGCTGAAAATGAAGGAGATAACCAAGATACTAATTTGAATAGCTCTGAGCCCTTTGATGACACTAAAGAGGaagaaggggaaataaatgAAGATGAAATAAATGTTGTACAAATTACTGATG GTGGAGGTAACCCAGAAGATCAGATTGATAACAATACTAATCAATCAGGTCTTGATGATGACAGGCTAGAGGAAGAAGAGGATATTGAGAAAAGAGCTGAGGAGAACTTGGGAGAAGAGGCAGAAGATCAAG AAGTGAATGAAAATGATTTTGAAGAAATCAATGATGGGGATGCCCAATTTGATAATGCACCTGAAGAACAGCTAGATGAATTTCAAAGTGGGGAAGTTACTGAAGTACATAATGATTTAGATAATGATGATGAACTAATTGATCAGGCCCAAACAGATGAGGAAG AAGCTAATGAAGAGcagaataatctagatcaagatgAATACACTGAACTAAATAAAGAATCAACAGAAATGGTGGATAATTATCAAAATATTGATGAGAATATTGAGGGAAACACATTTGAAGATCATGATGAACTATACAATGAGACCATGGAAGAACATATTGATGGAGAAAAAACACCAGAGCTTGGCGGCGAAAATGATGATTATCTAGAAGCTGAAGAGgaagatgaagaaaaaaaagaatttgataACAATTTTGATGATACAAACTTGCAAGCTCTGAGAGAATTTAGTGAGGCATTTGCTAACCAAATCTTAATTGCTGCTCAAAATGAAG AACAAAGAGCAAGGGAAAGAGCTGAGTTAAATTATTCAGAATCTGAAAAG GAAGATGTTGAAAATAAAGGTATCCAAAGTACACCTACAATTGACATCCAAGCAGAAGATTACAACACAGATCAACAGATTGAAATATCCCAAGAAGCTGAAGATCAAAGAACAGAGGCGGACAATGATCCTTCTACCACCAGTCTTTATGAAAAAGATGATAAA GAGTTGCCAGATATGAACAAAAATGCAA ATTCACTTGGTAATTGG GGAACCAACTCACCAAACAACTTTCCTTCTCCTGAGAGGTCATATTCTAGCATTGAAGGTCAAATGTCCACATCAGCTTTA AACATTGTCTGGTCATTTGGATTGAATCGTAATGTACCTGTCCTGAATCTGAGCGATGGTGTTCGTCAGGCTATCATGTATTCCTGTGCACATGTTGGTATCATGTATGACTACAAAAACAACAAGCAACATATTTTGCAAGCTCAT cTCAACCCAATAACATGTTCTGCTGTATCTCAAGATAAAAGATGGCTAGTAACAGGAGATGTTGGTCCTGATGCAATGGTGAACATTTGGGACACGTACACAGG GACTCCAATACAAACAATGTTTGATCCTAATCCAAAGGGAGGTGTAGTGGCAGTTGCTCTCACACCAGACTCAAGATATTTGGCTACACTTAGTGCATTACCAATACAG ACCTTAGCCATCTGGGACTGGACAGTGGATGGTGATGTGCCTATCTGTTCAGCTGATCTTAAACCAGAATATGGACTTCAGAACTTCATTGCATTTGATTCAACAGATGTTCACCATTTAGTTACCAACAGTGAAAGTCAGGTGCTATTTTATAACTGG gaAGACAGCTTAATTAAGTATTATGCACCACCACTTAGTGACAGTGATTTCAACAAACCTGTCGGTCGCTATAGCCAATCCATGTTTCAAATTGGAATAGCAAGGGCTTTAACCGCTACCTCTATTGGAAACTTGGTTGTTTGGGATAACAACAGACCCTTGTCAATGA TCATGGATGTCAACCAAAGTGCCGACAAAAAGCCTTTAAAGATTATCAAAGTTCATGACAAAGGAATCAATGTTCTAACAAATACTGACAA ttatattgTAATTGGCGATACAGCAGGTCATATCAAGTTCTATGATCAGTGCCTGCGTCTCATTTATTG GTATCAAGAATTTCATTCTGGTCCATGTACATCGATTTCTTTTGCCTATATGCCAGATTTTGTCACAGT AGCTACAGAGGGCAGTAAATATCCTTCAGATGCCACAAAGCAAGCCAAACCTTTTGTGATTAGAGATTTCATTGTAGGAACCTCAATTGCAATTTACTGCAGTATCAACACAGATGGATCCAAAATCAAAGTCATCCATAGAGAGCATGATGCTGCAGTGCATGCTTTGGCTGCCCATCCAAAATT ACCCATTCTGGCTATCGGCAGTTACTCTGGTTTACTGAAACTCTGGAACTATAGAACAAA AGAAGTCGTGGCTTCAAAGATATTTGAAAAATGTCACATTCAGTGCTGTGCTTTTGACCCAAAAGGATTTTATATAG CTTTAGGCTTAACAAATGGAATAGTTCATCTTGTGGACGCAGTTGCTTTGTTGGAACAACTTAAAGAACCTTTCAGATATGCCAAAGATACAATTACACACATCACTTTCAGCCATAATTCACAATATTTGGCAACAGCA gaTGCTGGCTTTACAATAACTGTTTATAAAAGACAGCGTAAAGAAGGACGTAGTCCATATATATGGCATGGCCGGTATAGGTCTCATTATAAACCTATCAAGGATTTACTTTTTGAAATTCATCTGGATACAAACCAGCCTAAACTCTTGTCTTTAGGAGAAGACAGAATGctt ATTGAGTATGATCTAAATATTCACGGCAAAGCCAATAAGTTGATGCCTATTGCCTTTGACAGAATAGAGCAGGCTGCCATCCCACAGTGCATGACTAAATACCCACCAATTACAAAAGAGAATTTCTTCCTAACTGCAAATGATCAG TACAAATTGAAATGTTATAACAGCACAACAAAGATGTGCAGAAAAACTGTCTTGGGACCAACATATGGCTCTCCTATAAGAAA AATGATGGTTGTTCCTACTGACAAGGATGAGAGTAGAAATAGATTTTTGGCTTACATCACTGATGATAAAGTTGGACTCCATTTTCTGCCAGCCACTGGCAATCCACATTTGGCAATGGCTTTGATTGCGCATCCTAGTGGT gTGTCCAACCTGACTTGTAGTTTTGATGGTGCTTACCTGTTTACTGCTGGAGGACCAGACTTTGCTGTTCATATGTGGGAAATCAATATTGC AGCTTTAAGTGCACAGGCCAAATTGGGAGGTGAAGATTTAGTTCCTTTCTATGGCCTTTTGGAAGGAGGACGAGATGGAGAACTATTTGCAGAACTGGAAGAGTTGTTTTATTATGCTCAACTGAGACA CCAAGGTATCAATTCTTTGGAAACAAGGCAAATCAGTAACAGAGTACCCCTCACTGAAGTGCCCTACATTATGAGAGCTATGGGATTTTACCCATCAGAACAGGAA ATTGAAGACATGTTGAATGAAATTAAGTATGATGAATATGTTAACTTAGGACACTACCAGGAGGATATTGACCTTGGAGGTTTTATTAAAC TCTATGTGAACCACAGACCTGCTTTTGGTTTATCTGCTGAGAAACTACTGTGGGCCTTCGAAACACTGGCAGAAAATGTTGAGCCTGATAAAGGTGGAGTCATTGAAAGAGGAGATTTTCTCAACCTGTTGACTAATAAAG GTGAGCACATGACAGAAGAGGAATTAACAGAGCACCTGACAACACTTCTGGGGTTTAACAGAGAGGGGGGCTCCTGTGAGGAGGAGCCATTGGAGTCTGATGCAGCAGGTGCTTTCATAGCAGACACTCTCCCATTTGATATCAATGCTGAAATTTTAATCAATGAAATACTTGGATTCTCCATGACAGTTGACCCACCAGCCAAAGTGGACACAAAAGATGTAGTTAAATTTTGA